Within Manduca sexta isolate Smith_Timp_Sample1 unplaced genomic scaffold, JHU_Msex_v1.0 HiC_scaffold_255, whole genome shotgun sequence, the genomic segment AGTCACCAGACACAGCCACACAAAGAGCTCCAACAAGTAtccttttcataattttctcaCCGATGCACTTATCGGcgtggatattttttataactctaaccgctttattttttgttcatgcAGAATTCTTTCTCTACTTTTTCTAATTTCGATGTATTTGTCGTATATTTTGGTTGCTAGATTCATTTATAAGATTGGCGTTTCGTCTCGACGCTTACGATAAAATCGATTTTTCCGACATGACAGTCATTGACAACCTTTATTTTCCTAACAATGTAATCTCAGAAATTGGAGGAGTTGAACAAATATCCGGACTTCAACAACtatttaattttctgttttaacaaaaaattagtTACCGAAGAGGAGCCCACAAGGTCTTTGAGTGGattgattttgaaaaacaaTGTGAAGGCCCACTACAACAATTTCTTGCCTGAAGTGGCTGAGTTTATAAAACGGGAATGTTTGTCTGCGGTAGGCGATCCCTCGCCACTGATTCGCGCCACTGTGGGCATTATCATAACCACTATAGCTAGCAAAGGAGAGCTCACTTCATGGCCTGAACTGTTGCCTGCACTGTGCCAGATGCTTGACTCTCAAGACTACAATGTTTGTGAGGTCAGTTCACAttcttgataaatattttatattcaatcaaCTCCACTGTTATAAGGTGTTCTAAGGAGTTAAAGCACAAAGTGATTTTATTATCTCTGTTTGTTTTTCAATGTAATCTATGAGTGTTTTGTTTTGGGTAGATTGTCTTGCTTTGTTCTTTTTAGCAAgactttaaattgaataatttaattctggATCCATAGAGTGATTACTTCTTACTTGTACCTATTAGCActaagtttgtatatttttatgtaaatgaaattattagtatagaatattaattgttaattacaaggttacttattatacttataaatgaAAACTAGGCAAGCCACTGCTATAACAGgaacaaattcctgactcccgGCTGATATttgtagaaaaatccaatatctgCCCAAACCGGATCTCAATCCCGAAACCCAAATGCAGTAGTCAACCCTtgcacataaatatattttttttgaacataattaaaaagttactgACCAAAACTAAACTAACCTAAAATAGCCTTCTGCCAATTGCAATAATTTCTGTATTCTTTGAAAAGAATGCCTCTGAGAAAAAGATATATTCCAATAATGTGCCATTAGTAAAACTATATGGAatactgaaaaattataatgttttcattttatttggaataCTTTGATCTGTTGTAAagtttataaatctaaaatatgcTGATTCATCAAAAggacacatatttttaaagaatcagCTTATTTTACACTGTATAATATGAATTtcacaacaaaattatattcacttcaaaattataattttatacaatatttggaTAAAGAATTTTTTGGTAATCATTATTTATGGCAGCCTATTGAGTTACATGAATATGTTTAGCTGATTTAGCTAAACAATTTGTTTGTatcatgaaattaattatttgtacaatacaaatggtgaaaataaaaacttgtgtTTTAGGGGCTTTGGAgcactacaaaaaatatgtgaagACACCTAGAGATCCTAGACAGTGATGCATTGAACCGaccattgaatattttaataccaaagTTCCTGCAATTCTTCAGGCATTCATCACCTAAAATCAGGTGTCATGCAATTGCATGCGTCAACTATTTCATTACAGGCAGAACTCTAGCCCTGATGATGCACATTGATGCATTTATTgaggtaatattttatatgtgtttattagtataatatgataatacaaaaacaagtaattataatgtaatgtttatatgttATACTTGTCTTATCAGTAGAATGGTTTTGTTTGCAACTTTGCCAATATGGTGTTTGATATGTGGAAATTTATATAGAGAATTTTTAGCTTGGCCTAGTATGGCAGTTATTGTAGCCACAGAAAAGAATCAACAGTGGAAGGGCCCTGTTGTTGTTTACCTAGAAAACTAGTGTTTTTACAGTCTCACATAAATTGACTATACCAACCATAGCTTTGCACCACAAATAGATTATGCATCAAATAAATTTTGGAAGATTTCAGTAAgatattgtgtaataaaaaaattattaacaatgtaTGTGCTCTTTGACTAGCGGCAACATTATTAATGTGTAAGAGAGCATTCTAGAACTGATTtgcatttacaaaaataaaatatatggagTTAGTGATAAgggatattttaaattgcaatttttgTGCCATGTTTGTCAAAGaaagcaattaatattaaaaaaatcttcatactGATGGTATGAAATACCATTATATCACATATTATTACTACCACTATGATTTTTGTAAACTAGATATTTCATAGtatgattaaataaaactgAGTGCCACTTGCATCTTTTCCCACTCCAGACTGCATGATTACACCACTTGAATTactttagtattataatttagttgcatacaatattgttttaagcctaaaaattttttttagaaccTGTTCCACTTAGCAGCTGACGAGGACCCAGATGTCGGAAGAATGTTTGTCATGCACTGGTGTTGCTATTGGAAGTCAGACTGGATAGACTCATTCCTCACCTCCCCAATATTATTGAGGTAATGAAATTTCTCTTTTTTACTAtagcaaaatttaaaattattggatACTAGCTATCATTTGTGAGTCTGGGCGAGTGCATGTTCTGTTCCAGAGTAAAAAATCTCACCATGCGCTTTTCCAcagtaaaaataacttaattgatAACTTAGCCTATCTTTGTACTGAAAGCATTCAGCTGTATCCAACTTTACTTCCAATATTCATACTGGGGATGTTGTCGATCCATACCTTTAGATTTTAGCAGATGCGaatatcagatattttttaagGGTTACCTAATTGTGATAGAAATAAAGGAAATTTGGGTGTTGCTTGAAATTtgttacttctaacaaacataatgCACAAACAAAACGCTTCAGCAAccccataaaattatttaatgagcATATTAACAGTATAACTTTGATTAATAcacatatcaaaataaatgcgaaatttcCGCAGTTGCGGATACAGACGAGAATATCTGCAACATCTCTAATCCACATTGTCATGAACTTTAACATTTTTCCATAACATAAGtagaataatatttgacatcaaCAAAATAGACTATATGAAGTGTTGTTCTGTTTGTATATAGTATATGTTGGTGCGCACACAAGATGCTGAGGAAGGCGTGGCTCTGGAGGCGTGCGAGTTTTGGCTCTCCTTGCTGACCAAAATGTCTGTCGTGAGGTAATtgcaaacacattttatttttacagtgtCTACAAGTGTTTTATATAATGTGTTTAATGGATcatcattttgtttaaaatgattgaaGTTTGTGTTAGATAAGGTTTGAGGCaactaattttaattgcattgaTCTGTTGTCACTATTGAATACAAcattttgttgttaaattttACCAAGTAGCAGATTACACCACATGTGATCAGTGATATAAAGTTGTTTGGtactattattttaagatataggCGATAGGTTTTATTATATGCAAGTCAAATGAATTCAATATATCATGTCTTAAGGAAGTAGTTTCAAGGTCCtctcaataatttaaatttcattatagttcatttatttaatagattacTATAAATGACTTGCAATCTTAAATATACAAGAACTGTGAAGTTCACACTAATCTTAGATGATTGACAGACAGATAGTcataggtaaaatatttttaatatttttaatagttgtagCATTATGCGATTATTTTCCTATGATGTACTTTATGTATAAGGGGAAGTTGAGGTGATGAAGGTGCGGTGCGTAATATATTTGGTGGTGGGTGTGACAGGTGCTGGGCCCGCGACTGCCGGCGCTGCTGCCGGTGCTGGTCCGCGGCATGCGCTACTCGGAGATGGACGTGATCCTTCAGCGCGGCGACCGCGATGACGACGCCGACGAGGCCGAGCCCGACCGCGACTCCGACATCCGCCCGCGCTTCCACAAGCCGCGCTCGCACTCGCTGCGCCACAACGCCGGCGCTGGCGATAGCGCAATGGCCGGCGGCGGCGACTCCGACTCCGAGTCCGAAGCTGGCGACGCCGACGACGGCTCGCTCTCCGACTGGAACCTCCGCAAGTGCAGCGCCGCCGCTCTCGACGTGCTCGCCAACGTGTTCGGCGCGGACCTGTTGCCTGTGCTGTTCCCCATCCTGAAGGAGACGCTATTCCACGATGACTGGGTCATTGGGAGAGCGGCATCCTGGCGCTGGGGGCAGTGGCAGACGGCTGTATGGCGGGTATGGTGCCGCACCTGCCCGACTTGGTGCCGTACCTGGTGTGTTGCATGGCGGAGCGCAAGGCGCTCGTGCGCGCCATTACCTGCTGGACGCTCTCCCGGTACTCGCATTGGATCGTGTCGCAAAGCCATGACCTCTATCTGCGACCCGTCATGACAGAGGTACGTTTTAGTTATTGAGTCCGCAGAAATTGACGACTATAGTTAGTTTATGGCTAGTGCATGTATGTACTTTCTAAAGTCTTGTGTATGCCaaattgtaagtttttattaagCTTTTACGGTGTTCAAAATATCAATGACGCATCAATTGTTTGTCGAAAAATAGTCTTAAAATACTAGTCACAAACTAGTATAGAATATTGGTTTTAACGTTGCAGCTATTAAAACGAGTACTGGACAACAACAAGCGAGTACAAGAGGCGGCGTGTTCTGCGTTCGCGACGCTGGAGGAGGAGGCGTGCACGGAGCTCGTGCCGTACCTCGGCTACATCCTGCAGACGCTCGTGTACGCGTTCAGCAAGTACCAGCACAAGAACCTGCTCATACTGTACGACGCGATCGGCACGCTCGCGGACTCGGTCGGACATCACCTCAACAAGCCCGAGTACATCAGCTTGCTGATGCCTCCTCTCATAAACAAATGGAACGTACTCAAAGACGAAGATAAAGACTTATTCCCATTACTTGAGGTGAGCACTCTTATCTATGATCACAATGTTACTGTGAGTTATGCTTACTTGAGATAATAAAAGATAGCCTTAATTACTGTGGCATTGAGCTATAGTGTCTGTAGACGAGGCCTAGTTTATACAAAcatgtgtatttatattgtgaACAAATTAAGGTGTCAAGCatttagttcatattataatataaaagaaaatgtatactTTCCATGTTGTTTTTAGCTGTTATTTAATTACCAAGTAAGTTTAGGATAATGTAAGAAGCCATTTGTTATATTTCCATGACTAAATTAAAAAGCAGTTTTAACGAAATTAGGTATGACTATGGCTTAATATCTAAACATAAACatgtaatttaatatcaaaGAAATTTTGCCAGCAGtattgttgaaatattaataaatcaaacatgCGTGTTTATTTCCAGTGCCTATCGTCAGTGGCGACGGCGCTGCAGTCCGGCTTCTTGCCGTACTGCGAGCCGGTGTTCAGGCGGTGCGTGTCGCTCATAGAGCAAACACTCAATCAGAACATAGTGAGTGTTGACATTTATTCATTCTTATCGTGCGTTCACATTTTGCATGACACGTATGTGTTACGCCGGGTCTAGACTAGTGTTATAACGTAACGCGAATCTGTGCACGATAATATAGCATTACATGCAAGGTTCATTGGCTTAGTACCAGTGCACCAGGGCTAAGAAACATGGGATTCTAGCTTCGAATCCCACGCCGTCTCACTAAAATGTATTTGAGGAATTCAGCAATAAGCTTGCTTCCTATTACAATATTTGGCAAAAAATAATCATGATGAATAGTTGGTGCGTTAGTTGTCCCCCTGCCTAAATAAAGTaacttaaataagttttttgtaGAAAACTTctcatgaaaattataaaattagagATAAATAGTCATATTAGTAGTAAATGCGTAATTAATGGAATGAacctaaatacataaattacccTTAGATATCGAGGTCTTACCTAACAACCTTATAAGAACATATTGCTACAACTAAAATTATAGTACATAAAACGTGTTATTTTCCAGGCAAACAGTCAAAGTCCAGAGCAGTTTGAGGCGCCGGACAAAGATTTCATGATAGTGGCATTGGACTTATTGAGCGGCTTGGCGGAAGGATTGGATGGACACATTGATCACCTCATTTCCAATTCCAATTTGATGCAGCTCTTGTACCAGTGCATGCAGGATCCAATGCCTGAGGTATCATACGCAGCGTAAATTATGCGTGTtacaatttcaataacattttaagcTTTCGTCAAACAGCGGACGAGGGGACGCTGTAGGTAATATACACTATGGGTCATAGAGCCGTCGCGCACGACGATGGACTTCATATAGAGTCGAGCGTCGCCGTCCCTTTATGTCGCCGTTTTATCGAATCagtataaattgataaaaatatgtttagcagttatttacgtaatttttttattaacatagttCTTTATAATGATAAGTGTTGCCTCTTTTTGATTTAGGCTATTAAGTTTGTGATCTACTCTTAATTCTGAACTTTATAAATGTGTTAcgtttattttgtgtttattatatatttatgtcacaGGTGCGCCAGTCATCTTTCGCATTACTAGGAGATTTAACTAAAGCGTGTTTCCAACACGTATTGCCGTACATACAAGAATTTTTACCGATCCTCGGAATGAACTTAAATCCAGAATTAATATCAGTTTGTAATAATGCGACGTGGGCAATAGGCGAAATTAGTATTAAATTAGGTAAGGGTAGTAAACTTTGGAGACTAATTTACTTTGATGCTAGAACATCCATGGTGCTCTATTAATTACCACTAAGTTAATTTAGCTCTCAGCCTCACATATAACCGCCATTAGGTACCGCATCTGAGACCCGATTGTTATAATTGAACAATAAGAACAATTATACAACTGAATTATCACGGATTTAATTTCGCTTCCTACCCCACGCATAACTGCCATTTGATACCGCATCTTAGGCACAACTGTTGATTATTTAAGAATGagaatgttatattataaaacgaactCCTACTACcagctttattttaaataccaaacCACACAATATATTGATTTAGTATCAAAGGCGATTCTTGTATGTTAGAAAATGATTTCATGTCTTTTTTCTAAATGTGATGGAGATTTGTGGTCTGCGGATAGTATAAAGTGAATATAGAGAGCGTCGATTTGGTATAGAGCGTTCATCGACTTACTGTACTGACAACCCTGACTATAGATTATTCTCTTAAACTCATCGACGTATCCCTCATCCTTACAGTGCGTAATTACGTCACAACGTTTCATACCGCGCAGTCCTCTATCTAGCGTTAGCAAATCTCTGCCTTAAGAAAAATAGGCATTTTGTGTTAGGTGTTTAGCTCTCACCAGTCACTAATAAATGACTTCTAGATTACGTTTTTAGATTTCTATAGACGGTACGCCGTACGAGGCATTTATGTTCCGAAAGCTAGAATAcggagttttattttatttatagtcaatgtaataaatatacattacaatattatggtAAAATTGTGCTATAAAGCCATGGGTGGtctagtgttaaaaaaaataagatgtcaCAATGACAGGCGCACCGATGACATATTTGTTGCATTTCAGGACCggaaacatcaaaatatatacCTCTAGTGCTAAATCATTTAGTCGAAATCATTAACAGGCCCAACACACCGAAGACCCTTTTGGAGAACACAGGTAAGGTCCAACCACACTGTCACCATGAACATCATTAATATTTCACACTAATTAAAACAAGGACTTCTAAATTCTATCGAAAttacacatacatatattatatgtatatcatttaaatttattttttgctagaATATGATCCAATAACAAAATTTGGTGGCAGTCGTGTATGCTGTGACtatatggttttatttgtattatgtatatctCCTTTTCActgctttatattaatttacaaagtcTGTTCGTGCCAATCGTccttaagtttttattttatttttgtttcgtagGGCGTTTCTAACGAGATGAGTGTGAATCACAACTCCCggttgttatatatatatatttacacctCATCTAGATTAGATGAAATCagtctaattaatttaaagcttTCACTTGTATCACCCAGAGACTGGTACTAGCTATTGAAGCGCTTTTTATACAAAAGTcatgataaattataaactgtagcTATGGTTATTATTTCGTTATTTTGGaagtataatgtaaatatgaaGCACACGCGTAGTGCCAACACTGGTGTGTGCCTGTACCGAGGGCCGGGCCGGAGGGCTCAGTGCACGAGCGGCGCAGTGTCGGCTCCGTGTCCGCTCCGTGCTCGCTCAGTGTCCGCTCAGTGTCCGCTCAGTGTCGCGCAGACGGTCGACAAGTCGAGCCTCTGCCCGCCTCCCGGCCCTTTTTAGATGTGTACTAGTACTCGCatatgcaatataaatattatgatgtaataGAATTACATAGCATAGAATATATGTTTGAAGTTTTTTCCATTTGTAACACTAATTTGCTGTTGAATTATGTACTTTAACTATGTTTTGAATGGTTTGTTGATTTGTTTTCTTGGTTTTGTTCTCGGTATGTCGTGGCGTGTAGCGATTACTATCGGTCGGCTAGGTTATGTGTGCCCCCACGACGTCGCACCCGTATTACATCAATTTGTACGCCAGTGGTCTgtagtcattttttttattattactttatattattacgatTACTTTTAATATCGAATAAGTTATTAACCAATATTATTTCGATTGTGGATGGTGTTTGTTCGTggcttgttaatattattgttttgtattaccCGTTGTTATTTGAGTTGACCAAGCATgatactatattatgtaatattaacaCACGATGACAGTGAACAGAAGCTGTTGTATGTGTACAGTGGCCGACTGTGACTGCAGTGACACACGCTGACGGACTCGCTCATTAATGTCTTGTAGTTTTTGATCATATTATTTTCAGTGctgtattttatatgtgttgAACACCATCCGCTTTCTACAAATATAACctgctaaatattatttaaccaaACTGCAAGACAAGTAAGATGTGCTCACTGCTCAGAGACCGCGTTCACTTCActaataacatataattaattatgatattatgatCGTGGCAGTTCTGTACCAACCACCagtcaattttgtttatttatatagcttTGCTTACAGTTTGGAATATTCATAAGTATCAGTAttcatatgaatatatttttattgtgtgcAATTCACTATCAATATTGCTCCTCGCTTCAAAATTTTCTTGTGTATATTGTCGcacaaaacaaatcattttagGGATTATAATTTCGAACTGCatcaatttttgtttttcatagttTAGTATTTCAGTTAAAGTTCGTATCTGTCACTCCCATGACCCACATTTTTCCTTTATGTGCTATTCTGAAAATTTATTCAATCTTGTGCGGCATTgtacatgtatttttacataatgtGTTATAATCGATTGGTAAATTCGCttcgttaaataataattcatattctcAATATTTAAATAGCGAATTGGGATGGTATTTCGATAAAATACAgagattatataataataaaaaaaaaaaacgcaaaacaGCGCTttgttattatctatatttcaaCTGAATGATACGCAATCGAAACCTATACAGGGTGGATTCTTCAGATGGGGCAATAAGGGTACAGTTCGATATAAATTTCTTGACGGTAGTGAAGAAAGCTGCGAACGCATTTCAGCGTAGAGTGTAGTTGACAATATCTATctttaggtttttatttatattcataaaattatgaaacactattttgttttggttgttgaattttgaaatgtttaaaacctaatattttttttgttataatagtgGTTAGGGTACCTGCTCTTACTGCCTTATtaaaacaccctgtataaatacTTGAAAAGAATTTATGCCAgataaagtgataaaaaaagCATAGTGAGTTTCTCTTCGATCTGTATCtcgagaataaataaatactcgtTATATTAATCTGTAGGTTTCGATTGTCATTTAAATTCCAATTGGCTAATGAAAAAAGAACCACGATTGAACTTAGAGCTTCCTGAATATCACCTGACACATATAGTGGTCGTTAAGTCGGACACTCGCACGGCTGTAATGAGCGATTTGATCCAGGTGCACGTATTTGCGTAACATCCGAGACAACGACGAGAAAGACTCTGCGTTCCGTGGCATCTGCCAGATGATCCAGGTGAACCCGGGCGGCGTGGTGCCGGACTTCATGTTCTTCTGCGACGCGGTGGCCTCGTGGTCGCATCCTAAGGACGATCTTAAGGAGATGTTCACCAAGATCCTGCACGGGTTCAAGAACCAAGTGGGCGAGGAGAACTGGCGCCGCTTCACCGACCAGTTCCCCGTGCAGCTCAGCGCACGACTCTCGGCCATGTGCGGCATATAGAAACGATCACTTCGTCATGGTGGGTATAGCGCGTGGTGTTTGTCTTGTGACGTGTGTGGCAGTCTGTGAGTTGTTTGGTTTTGTTGCAGGGGATTCAATGTCAGCACGGGTCGGGAAGACATTGCGGGTGTCCGCGGCCGCGGCGCCCGAGAGCGTAGGGACTCGTCACGATGTTCGCCGGTCGCCGGCCTCGCTTCTGCCGCCACGAGCCACAATATGTGCCAACACCTGTGACCTCACTACAATAGCGAGGATATTTTTCCGATTTGTACCTAACGTCGAATGTGTAGCTTAGATTGTGAATTGTTACACTTACTTTCCGTTCGCTTTGATGATTGCGTGATAGCGGCGATTCCACTAAGTTCGCGTCGAGATGTAAGCGCTAGGTGGACTAGTGCAGTGCACGGAGTAGCCCTGTCTCGTACAACTCGGGTGCACTCGGGTGTACTCGGGTGTACTCGGGTGCACTCGGGCAAGGCTTGCTGTATTCGCACCGCGTAATGCCAACGCAGCACATTGCATGCTTGCGAGCCTGTTTGTTTTGGATTTGATCGTAACGAGTGTAACTCATTGGCCTGTAGTTGTAGTATTCTCACCAATTATTTAAAAGCGGTGATTCAGCTACAAATGTCATACACGTGGCaacttattacataaatttaattgcatGAAACTTAGTGATAGTTGATAGTTTGTAAACGCGGTAAATGAGACTCGCGTAGTTTGTTTTCGATTGACCACTTTTGATTTGTAGATAAGTTATCagcaaaaataaatctatactactTAACACACAACAAAGGGAAATATTCCAGTATTCGATTGGTAAAAACTCGCTTAGtagtaatctataaataatGTGAAAGTGTACAGTAGGCACAACGATTGCATTCGACTGCGACGTTTAGCTGTACTGACGTGCAATTCAGGCTTATACACCTCATAGTCTTGCATATACAATTCGagcaataataaattgttgttAGTCGCaagttataacttaaatttatttagaaacaaGGTAAAATAACCGAAGAGTGTTTAAAGCGAAGTTCCGTTCTGTTTGTGAGTGTAGGTTGGAGGGCGGAGCAGCAACGAACAGCAAACACGCGCTGAGCCCGCTGCCGATCGCACTCGCCGTACAATATGATAATGATTAGCATTTAGGTTAACCGATCCTGTTCACTGCTCAATCTTACGACAGCACGTGTTCATTTTCAAGTTTCACTAACATTTGCAAATAAGGAAGCTCTTATAATATGAACGTAGTTCACAAGTCTTTAACACCTAACACCGAGCAGTTTTTTGACGTTAGACATGTTTGTcaaaaagcatttatttatatctccACTAGAGCTCTTCAGACATCTATTTTGGTAggtgtttaaaatttatgtgttaattattattttatataaattacaagacTTAGTGAAATCGAGAATTTATGTCAACTGTGATTTGTGACTGGTTTTTTTTGACTAATATATTTACGATTACATGTCTGTGTCTGTGTAGATATGATATATACGGCTTTGATAGATTTTATGACGGCTAGATTTCTGCTATATAATATAccaaatagtatttttatgttgtatatTGTTTAATGGATTTGTACGTTGAGTTGGCCTCGCTGCATCGACTAGTTGTGTATCGAGTATCGATACGCCCGCCGTCGCTTTGACGATCGCCGCACAGTACCGTGTGGTGATTATCGTTCGCTTGTAATAGAAAAGATAATATCGCAGCAACTGCTAATGCGTGATGCGTCACATCGTACAATTATACATCGATGTCGATATATCGACAGTCGAGTCGACGTGGACAACTTGTTTGATTGGTATAAAGTACtatttacatgtatatttaatgaaagtaatattatgtatatgtaaatacatttgcgatgtatattattatattcaagtaaattgttattttttgttttaaacgctAAAAGTCTGACTTTAAACACTTGTTATAACGTCATTTGGTTTTTCAGATAAATGGGATCTGAAATGGtgtagttcatattatttatggaCATTATTAGTCTACAAATTTCAATCGTAGCGTTAGGGTTCAATATTATAGTATGATTTTCGGGGATATAAGAAAATGTAACATTCCGCTAaatccaaattttatttttggcaaTATCTATcatgagttttttttgttttcaattttctATGTTCACTGTTGTACGCTTATGGATACACGGAGAAGCATTCTGGGTGTCGATTTAGCACGAACATGTTGAGTGATACGTTATTTGTACGCGCAGATACCTTAGTAGTCTAGTTCCCTGATTCCTGTGCGATTCCTCTCCCAGCTCCTGTCTAGTCCTGATCCTTGTAATGTGCCAACGAAGCCCTGATGGCGTGCAGGTGAATGCGTACCATTGCCATACACTGCTCGAGGACATGTGATGTCTGCGGGCGTTGC encodes:
- the LOC119192270 gene encoding LOW QUALITY PROTEIN: transportin-1-like (The sequence of the model RefSeq protein was modified relative to this genomic sequence to represent the inferred CDS: inserted 2 bases in 2 codons) codes for the protein MLVRTQDAEEGVALEACEFWLXLADQNVCREVLGPRLPALLPVLVRGMRYSEMDVILQRGDRDDDADEAEPDRDSDIRPRFHKPRSHSLRHNAGAGDSAMAGGGDSDSESEAGDADDGSLSDWNLRKCSAAALDVLANVFGADLLPVLFPILKETLFHDDWVIXESGILALGAVADGCMAGMVPHLPDLVPYLVCCMAERKALVRAITCWTLSRYSHWIVSQSHDLYLRPVMTELLKRVLDNNKRVQEAACSAFATLEEEACTELVPYLGYILQTLVYAFSKYQHKNLLILYDAIGTLADSVGHHLNKPEYISLLMPPLINKWNVLKDEDKDLFPLLECLSSVATALQSGFLPYCEPVFRRCVSLIEQTLNQNIANSQSPEQFEAPDKDFMIVALDLLSGLAEGLDGHIDHLISNSNLMQLLYQCMQDPMPEVRQSSFALLGDLTKACFQHVLPYIQEFLPILGMNLNPELISVCNNATWAIGEISIKLGPETSKYIPLVLNHLVEIINRPNTPKTLLENTAITIGRLGYVCPHDVAPVLHQFVRQWCTYLRNIRDNDEKDSAFRGICQMIQVNPGGVVPDFMFFCDAVASWSHPKDDLKEMFTKILHGFKNQVGEENWRRFTDQFPVQLSARLSAMCGI